TCCTGAAGGCGTTCATTATTCTCCGCCAGAGCGCGGTAATGGGGAGAGGAAGAATCCGTCTCCACAATGGAAACTACGGCATCCCGGCACACAAAACGCACCATGTCGTCAATATGGCCGTCCGTATCATCCCCTTCAATGCCGGAACCGAGCCAGAAAACGGCTCTGACGCCCAGCATGCGCTTCAATTCCTCTTCAATCATGGCCCGGCTCCAATCCGGATTGCGGTTGGGATTCAGCAGCACGGACTCCGTCGTCACCAGCAAGCCGTCCCCATTGCCCTCAATCGCCCCCCCTTCCAGAATCATGGAAGAACTGCGCAAGGGAAGCCCCAGCGCCGCTCCAATCAGGGAGGGAACTCCGTTGTCCAGATCCCACGGAGCAAATTTGCCGCCCCATGCATTAAATTGCCAATCCGCCAGCATCAGGGAACCGTCCTTTACATCCTGAACGAAAACGGGGCCGTGGTCCCGGCACCACACGTCGTTGGTCGGGTGGTCGAACAGGCGGAATTGCTCCTCCCGCACTCCGGCAGCCTGCATCGCCCGCCTGATGCCGGGATAAAGGGGCGCCGCGGCATTCACGCACACAAGGGCATGCGGGGCAATGGCAGCGGCCACGCTCCCATAAGTCCTCTGCAATTCATCCAGCCCTCCTTGCCACAAATCCCTGCGGTGGGGCCAGGACAGCCAGACAGCATCCTGGGGCTCCCATTCAGCGGGCCAGCGTACATCGGGTTCCTTGTTCATGGAGGTATCGGGCGGTTTAACTGGGCTGGTCCTGAAATTCATAAGGCTCTTCAAAAGCTCTGCGGAAATTCATGAACCCCTTGAAATCATCCAGAGAGTCCTCCGGCTGTTTGGAAAAAACGTCTTCCTCAATCAGTAAAAAAACCATTTCCCCCACATTCTTTCCGTTCCTAATCCCCCATTCCTTCATCACGGTGGAAGCCATAGGCCCGAACTGGGCGAGAGCGTAATCCCGAAATCCTTCCAGCAGTTCCTGTCCGCTGACATGCCTCTGAGAGCCGTTTTCCCGCTCTTCAACACGCTGCATGGTAAAATCCAGCGCATCTTTCAGAAAGGAATACGCCCGTTCCGCAAAACGGGGATCCTTCCGTACAATACGGCTCACGGCATCTTCAAACGTAGGGGCGGTCATAGCGGCTCGCCGCTACCCTATACGGCTCCTTGTGAAAATCAAGATTTTTGGGAGCGTGCCGGCTTCAGAACCGCCCTCAGGGAAAGCATGGGAAAACGAAGGCGGCCGCACCTCCGCAGGAGCTGAAACGCCAGACGCCGCAGACGGAAAAACGCCCAGCCATGTTACAAAACCTTAAAAAACGCACGCGCCCGCATCCTGAATATCATGCTTTTGCACGGGATGCTCTCCGGCTGGCGGCAGATTTCACATGCTGATGCCGTCAAAAAGCCCTGTAAGCAGGAAGGAAACCTTGCCAGCTTCTGGTCCGTTTGTTATGAACGGAATACTTTATGTTCCGTTCCTCCATCATGCTTCTGGCAACCATGCTGTGCGTTTCCTGCGTATCGCACCGGCCTATCCAGGACAGCAGTTCCCCGCCCATTGACGCGGCCAACCCCCTGGACGGCACCCCCGTGGCGCTGGCGTGGAGTTCCGGAACGCAATTAATGATGGGCGTGGACACGGGAGCAGTCCAGACCTCCCTGCTTTTCTCCCCCGCAGTGGAATCCATCGGCGCCCGCCTTCGCGGCAGGGGAGCCATGCGCACGGCCAACGTGCCCGTTTCCCTGAAAGATGACGAAGAACCCATTTCCCGGAAACAGGACGTGGTGATGGCGGACCAGGCTCCGTATGACGGGTTGCTGGGCTGGGAATGCATCCGGAAATATGTGTGGAACATCAACTACCCCAAACGCTCCCACCGTTTTTTCAATAAACTTCCCTCCAGGATAAAAAACTGGAACAAGCTTTCCCTGATCCCCGGGTCCGACTACCCGCAAATCGCGGACAAGCACGGAAGGCGCATCATTCTGGATACGGGAGCCCCCCACGCCGTCTATATTTCCAAAAAACGCTGGAACGCCATTAAGCAGGCCTACCCGGACGCGTTCGTCAGCGTCTATTCCGGCTACAGCCCCGCCGCCGGCGGCTTTTACGCCCATGAATGCATGCATGTAAGCTCCTTTCAGCTGGGCCCCCTGGAATTAAAAAACATCCTGCTCTGCGAAAGCTTCGCCAACCCGGAAGTAATGGGCATCCCCGATGACATAGACATTATCCTGGGGTACGGCGCTCTGGCCGCGCGCCAGTTCTGGCTGGACGGCCCGGGGAACGCCCTTTATTTCAGCTCCACCAGCCACCGGATGCCCGCCCCCGCCTCCTTCAACCTGATGGGAGGAACCTTCATCCAGGACCGCAACGGGAACGGCCCCATGAAAGCTTACGTGGCTGAGTGGTCGCCCGCATGGGACGCCGGCCTCAGAACGGGGGACGTGCTTATTTCCATTAATGGAAGAAAGAATCCCTATCCGGACCTCGTAGAATACGTTACCACCCAGCGGGGGGCTCAGGCCAGCGTGGTGGTCCAGCGCAGGAACAGGCTGGTGCGCATCCAATGGGAAGTTCCGGCCGCCCCCCCCGCAGGGGACTATTACCCCACGCCCCAGGCCATTACGGAACAGGAATTCGAAAAACACGTCAGGCAGCAGGAAAAAAAAGAACAAACCCAGCCACCCGCAGACGGCCAGCAGCCCCCGGCTACTGCCGGAGAAACTCCGGATGAAGCCGCTCCCGCACCTGACGGGAAAACGGACAAAGCCTCCGCTGCCTGAGCCAGACCAGCCAACCAGCCCTTTCTCCACACCGGCATGAACAACGCGCAACACCAGAATACCCAGCCTTCCGCCGTCCCCGCCATTCCTTCCCCCTTCCAGAAAAAAACCTGCTGGCATGCCCTGACAGGCGCCTCCATTCTGGTGATGCTGTGCATCGCGGCTTTCGTCATTTTTGAAGTAGTGGAAGTTCTGGGGTTCCTGGAACCGGTGCTCCTGCCCATCCTGATTGCCGCCGTCGTGGCGTATCTGCTGGAACCTATCGTTTCCTGGCTGGTGCATTTCAGATTCTCCCGCTCCTGGGCCGTAGTCACGGTCATGTTTGCGGCTCTGGCTGTCCTGGTAGGCTTTGGAGCCACGATTCTTCCTCCCCTGATCAGGCAAACGGACGAACTGATCGACAACCGGATGGAGCTATGGGACAAAACCTCCGAACTGATTGACTCCACCATTGAAATACCTTTCATTTCCCGCACCATTGACAGTGTTTACAGAACCAGTCTGCGGGAACTGAATACCAGCCATTATACGGAGGCGGAAATCCATGACCTGAGAAACGCCCGGACCGCCCGGGAAAAACTGGGAGCCTACATGACCATCAACTCCTCCTTTTACCAGGACAAGCTGATGAGCTGGCTCACTTCCGGAGGGCGAGCCCTGTACAGCACCATAGGAATCATGGTCAGTATCCTGATCACGCCCATCTTCGCTTTTTATTTTCTGCTG
This region of Akkermansia muciniphila genomic DNA includes:
- a CDS encoding agmatine deiminase family protein, encoding MNKEPDVRWPAEWEPQDAVWLSWPHRRDLWQGGLDELQRTYGSVAAAIAPHALVCVNAAAPLYPGIRRAMQAAGVREEQFRLFDHPTNDVWCRDHGPVFVQDVKDGSLMLADWQFNAWGGKFAPWDLDNGVPSLIGAALGLPLRSSSMILEGGAIEGNGDGLLVTTESVLLNPNRNPDWSRAMIEEELKRMLGVRAVFWLGSGIEGDDTDGHIDDMVRFVCRDAVVSIVETDSSSPHYRALAENNERLQDLRCVDGSGVEVIPLPMPDPLHAEDWRLDQLPASYANFLIVNEAVIVPVFNQPRNDDRALGILRECFSGKQVIGVDARKLVLEGGAIHCITQQQPRPGKEGL
- a CDS encoding Minf_1886 family protein encodes the protein MTAPTFEDAVSRIVRKDPRFAERAYSFLKDALDFTMQRVEERENGSQRHVSGQELLEGFRDYALAQFGPMASTVMKEWGIRNGKNVGEMVFLLIEEDVFSKQPEDSLDDFKGFMNFRRAFEEPYEFQDQPS
- a CDS encoding PDZ domain-containing protein, with the protein product MFRSSIMLLATMLCVSCVSHRPIQDSSSPPIDAANPLDGTPVALAWSSGTQLMMGVDTGAVQTSLLFSPAVESIGARLRGRGAMRTANVPVSLKDDEEPISRKQDVVMADQAPYDGLLGWECIRKYVWNINYPKRSHRFFNKLPSRIKNWNKLSLIPGSDYPQIADKHGRRIILDTGAPHAVYISKKRWNAIKQAYPDAFVSVYSGYSPAAGGFYAHECMHVSSFQLGPLELKNILLCESFANPEVMGIPDDIDIILGYGALAARQFWLDGPGNALYFSSTSHRMPAPASFNLMGGTFIQDRNGNGPMKAYVAEWSPAWDAGLRTGDVLISINGRKNPYPDLVEYVTTQRGAQASVVVQRRNRLVRIQWEVPAAPPAGDYYPTPQAITEQEFEKHVRQQEKKEQTQPPADGQQPPATAGETPDEAAPAPDGKTDKASAA
- a CDS encoding AI-2E family transporter, with the protein product MNNAQHQNTQPSAVPAIPSPFQKKTCWHALTGASILVMLCIAAFVIFEVVEVLGFLEPVLLPILIAAVVAYLLEPIVSWLVHFRFSRSWAVVTVMFAALAVLVGFGATILPPLIRQTDELIDNRMELWDKTSELIDSTIEIPFISRTIDSVYRTSLRELNTSHYTEAEIHDLRNARTAREKLGAYMTINSSFYQDKLMSWLTSGGRALYSTIGIMVSILITPIFAFYFLLEADKIKEKWPSILPLKVSKFRKDVVETMEEINGYLISFFRGQMLVSIIEGILIAICLKLLGLPYAITIGAAVCVLGIVPYLGIITAFIPAVLLAWFTWGDFQHVLIVSGIFLAVNQFDGWVIQPKIVGDSVELHPLTVMFSVLIWTLILGGLVGALLAVPLTAAIKVLYKRYIWQNASMRPMTEPVLPPEQPGEQPPDNPEGPARA